In Oncorhynchus nerka isolate Pitt River linkage group LG21, Oner_Uvic_2.0, whole genome shotgun sequence, the following are encoded in one genomic region:
- the LOC115103828 gene encoding testis-expressed protein 2-like isoform X3: MASCHSSHADTAEAPPPSASRPPAMPKLHVQGSLSRKSITIHFSPLGEEEEEEKEEELYGAVVSSPLPPAGPIKDPPGIVTALEASEDLILDGAGLDSEAQAAVLPMLSSTGLQSSITSTLPSELKSSSPSPATTSKSTSSKSSDKPFFSLVKSLSSDIIEPSENVSISPAAPTSVRHCHPMKTLVKSLSSDTSQESPPSSSSSPYRLSDSRLNLHLFKQFTQSRAPGAVVAGADSKTAPSSTLTSPDSRNFFKASVEASIEDTKRRFSEAIYEPLQLFNKIMEDKTGGIGSSAFRSKALSSSASELTCLASLNNGQPESSNNNYSIKEETGDEWESEGTGNGASSPNPTSDTRSPKMSSTSLSLDNCSMSALAKLEDEDFCILSSEDFEDIEGDYGDTTDDTCNQVRLPPSGSPELCSDDKSEGEDLPPSIPHYTLIIITALVYGYFVLPLPTYVGGMLLGVGLGFMLAIAVVWLAGPKPSGNRTRHPRHQGKLRNMTQLGIKEPSIFKGWMNEIVNYDPETYHATLTHSVYVRLEGSILRLSTPNRNIARRATHNEPKPDVTYISQKIYDLTDSKIYLVPQSLARKRVWNKKYPIRIELAKQDDFMSKAEGDHSETTHERTTATGEATVGTEEAKRSGGPELTLYLFGRTGREKEEWHRRILLASKPPKTGMKRVTGLQGCKTALSSRSRSSSRSSLDEVLASQPRTRDSTAGIAAKSLLDYSVYMATLVPPETGTATPIAATSPVVQSPQSSPGSGNKLQSSSSFDPVVLLGEEEPVAWVNSAIGRVAWDFLGEPYWADVVSKKIQMKLSKIRLPYFMNELTLTELDMGVATPRILGASKPSVDHQGLWFDLEISYSGSFLMTLETKMNLIRLGKDGDCMRFRDLSKDGVSLGPSRFHFRSISICFCGHFITCSFHSI, translated from the exons ATGGCCAGCTGCCACAGTAGCCATGCAGACACCGCCGAAGCTCCTCCTCCCTCAGCCTCACGGCCGCCAGCCATGCCCAAGCTCCACGTCCAGGGCTCGCTGTCCCGGAAGTCCATCACCATCCACTTCTCGCCCCtgggcgaggaggaggaggaggagaaggaggaggagctcTATGGGGCAGttgtgtcctctcctcttccccctgctGGACCCATAAAGGACCCCCCAGGCATTGTGACGGCCCTGGAGGCCAGCGAGGATCTGATCCTTGATGGAGCCGGGTTGGACTCTGAGGCTCAGGCTGCAGTTCTGCCTATGTTGTCCTCAACTGGTCTTCAAAGCTCCATCACCTCCACGTTACCCTCTGAACTGAAaagctcctctccttcccctgccACCACCTCCAAATCCACTTCCTCCAAGTCTAGCGACAAACCTTTCTTCAGCCTGGTCAAGTCTCTATCCTCTGACATCATTGAGCCTTCTGAAAATGTCTCCATCTCCCCCGCTGCCCCCACTTCCGTGCGCCACTGCCACCCGATGAAAACCCTGGTCAAGTCACTCTCCTCTGACACCTCCCAGGAatcccccccttcctcctcctcctcgccctACCGCCTCTCGGACTCCCGCCTCAACCTGCACCTCTTCAAGCAGTTCACGCAGTCCCGTGCCCCAGGAGCTGTCGTTGCTGGGGCTGACTCAAAGACCGCCCCCTCCTCGACGCTCACCTCCCCAGACAGCCGCAACTTCTTTAAGGCGTCCGTGGAGGCGAGCATCGAGGACACTAAGCGCCGTTTCTCCGAGGCCATCTACGAGCCTCTCCAGCTGTTCAATAAGATCATGGAGGACAAGACTGGAGGCATTGGCAGCAGTGCCTTTCGGTCCAAAGCGCTCTCGTCCAGTGCTTCGGAGCTCACCTGCCTGGCCTCCCTCAACAACGGCCAACCGGAGagcagcaacaacaactacagcatcAAGGAGGAAACCGGTGATGAGTGGGAGTCCGAGGGAACCGGAAACGGAGCCAGCTCTCCAAATCCCACCTCTGACACCAGAAGTCCTAAAATGTCTTCCACCTCTCTCAGCCTGGACAATTGCTCCATGTCAGCCCTGGCCAAGCTGGAGGACGAGGACTTCTGTATCCTGTCTAGTGAGGACTTTGAGGATATCGAGGGGGATTATGGAGACACAACCGACGATACATGTAACCAAGTCAGACTGCCGCCTAGTGGCAGTCCGGAACTATGCAGTGACGACAAGTCAGAGGGAGAAGATCTGCCACCCAGCATTCCACACTACACCCTGATCATCATCACAGCGCTGGTCTACGGGTACTTCGTGTTGCCCCTGCCCACCTACGTTGGGGGTATGCTGCTGGGAGTGGGACTAGGGTTCATGCTAGCTATCGCTGTGGTGTGGTTGGCCGGACCCAAGCCTTCTGGCAATCGCACCAGACATCCCAGACACCAGGGGAAGCTGAGGAACATGACCCAGCTGGGCATCAAAGAGCCAAGCATCTTCAAG GGCTGGATGAACGAGATAGTGAACTACGACCCGGAGACATATCACGCCACTCTGACCCACTCTGTGTATGTGAGACTGGAGGGCTCCATCCTGCGCCTGTCCACACCCAACCGCAACATCGCCCGGCGGGCCACCCATAACGAACCCAAGCCCGACGTCACCTATATCAGCCAGAAGATCTACGACCTCACTGACAGCAAG ATCTATCTGGTGCCCCAGAGTCTGGCCAGGAAGCGTGTGTGGAACAAGAAGTACCCTATCCGCATCGAGCTGGCCAAGCAGGACGACTTCATGTCCAAGGCAGAGGGCGACCACAGCGAAACCACACACGAGAGAACCACGGCCACAGGAGAGGCGACCGTGGGGACTGAGGAGGCCAAAAGGTCCGGTGGTCCTGAACTGACCCTGTACCTGTTTGGTCGGacggggagggagaaggaggagtggCACCGGAGGATCCTGTTGGCCTCCAAGCCCCCCAAGACAGGGATGAAGAGAGTCACTGGTCTGCAGGGGTGTAAGACTG CCTTGAGCTCCCGCAGCCGCAGCAGCAGCCGGAGCAGTCTGGACGAGGTGCTAGCGTCTCAGCCAAGGACCAGGGACTCAACAGCAGGCATAGCAGCCAAGTCCCTACTGGACTACAGTGTCTACATGGCCACCCTGGTGCCCCCCGAGACTGGCACTGCCACGCCCATCGCTGCCACTAGTCCCGTAGTCCAGAGTCCACAGAGTAGCCCTGGGTCGGGCAACAAG ttgcagagcagcagcagctttGACCCTGTCGTTTTGCTGGGGGAGGAGGAGCCTGTTGCCTGGGTGAACTCTGCGATTGGCCGCGTGGCATGGGACTTCCTGGGCGAGCCCTACTGGGCTGACGTGGTCTCCAAGAAGATCCAGATGAAACTCAGCAAGATCCGG CTCCCCTACTTCATGAACGAGCTGACCCTGACAGAGCTGGACATGGGCGTGGCCACTCCCAGAATCCTTGGCGCCTCCAAACCCTCAGTTGACCATCAAG